A single genomic interval of Helianthus annuus cultivar XRQ/B chromosome 13, HanXRQr2.0-SUNRISE, whole genome shotgun sequence harbors:
- the LOC110901036 gene encoding uncharacterized protein LOC110901036 codes for METILKAYSVWDTVVLKEGVDEKKAHTMKAMIFQTLPGDILMQVAQYKSAKEVWDAIKVRYLGADMVQKARLQTLRSELEALKMGENKTIRSFAMGRITAFEERLKSQNEPENNNLLIATSDNHSGNRHHGKGCGDQNHGRGRRGSSFRGGKGRGRNIDRGNRDKSELKCCECSEFGHFAYECSKQKDKEKEKDEEAHLALEEEPMLLQVKQVEDL; via the exons ATGGAAACGATCTTGAAGGCATATAGTGTTTGGGATACGGTTGTTTTAAAAGAAGGGGTAGATGAGAAAAAGGCGCATACAATGAAAGCAATGATCTTCCAAACGTTACCGGGAGATATTCTAATGCAAGTTGCGCAATACAAAAGTGCAAAAGAAGTTTGGGATGCAATCAAAGTACGATATCTTGGAGCCGATATGGTTCAGAAAGCGCGTCTGCAAACTTTGAGAAGTGAATTAGAAGCCTTAAAGATGGGAGAAAACAAAACAATAAGGAGTTTCGCAA TGGGTAGGATTACAGCATTTGAAGAACGCCTGAAGAGCCAAAACGAACCGGAGAACAATAATCTGTTAATTGCAACTTCAGACAACCATTCCGGAAATAGGCATCATGGAAAAGGATGCGGCGATCAAAATCATGGTAGAGGACGTAGAGGAAGTTCGTTTAGAGGAGGAAAAGGACGTGGACGAAATATAGATCGAGGAAATAGAGACAAGAGTGAGTTAAAGTGTTGTGAATGCAGTGAATTCGGTCACTTCGCATACGAGTGTAGCAAGCAAAAAGATAAGGAAAAAGAGAAGGACGAAGAGGCTCATCTTGCGTTGGAAGAAGAACCAATGCTACTACAAGTCAAGCAAGTTGAAGACCTATAA